Genomic segment of Flavobacteriales bacterium:
GGCTTTTAAAATAGCTGGTTTAGTAATTTCATGAAATACAATACGTTTAGTATTCTCTTTTTTCAAACCTAAAACTTCCGACAAATGCCAACTAATGGCTTCTCCCTCGCGGTCCTCATCGGAAGCGAGCCAAACCATTTCTGATTGTTTTGCCAATTTTTTCAGGTCGTTTACTACAGCTTTTTTATCTGCCGGAACTTCATATTTGGGGGCATACCCAGCGGAAACATCAATAGCATCATCGCCTTTTACCAAATCTCGGATGTGGCCAAAGCAAGATTTTACTGTAAAATCATTTCCTAAAAATTTCTCAATCGTTTTTGCCTTTGCAGGAGACTCGACAATTACCAGATTTTTGGTCATAAACTCTTTTAAATCTTTTATTCTGTTATAACAATTCTCTCTGTATAGTTTATCGATGCATTATAAATGCGAACAAAATATACTCCCGAGTTTTCGATAGAAATTGGGGCGTTAATTTCTCCGTTTTGTGATGCATCGATTGACAAAGATTGTATTTTCTGGCCGTGTATATTGGTAATTTCAATGTTGATTGGTTCAAAAATCTCCGAAATTTCAACCATAAAATTCTTCTGAGCAGGGTTTGGCACAAGGTTTAACGCCTGGTTGTAAACTTTTTTGTTGTCTGTTGATAAAACCCATCTATCTATGTTTACGTCATCCAAATAAATCGAGTTTCCGCTGTTTGAGGTCACTTCAAATTTGAAAATAAGATTTGTACTTTGTTCAAATCCATTTTGAGAAAGACCCAATTTTTGAATTTTCCAATCTGCATTGCTTTTTGGACTCCAATTGTCGGTAGTTCCGTCAACCGATTTTAATGTGGTAATACCAATAAAGGCACCCAAAACTCGCCAAGTCGTTCCGCAGTCGGACGAACCATACACAATCATTCTGTCGCCACTTCCACCGGCAGCAGGAAGTGAATAGGCGGTTCTGAAACTCAAGATAGGGCTATAATCTTTGTGTGGGGTTATGTCGAAATAAGGAGAATAAAGGGCAAATGTGGTGACAGGTGCATCGGCATCAATAACGCATACTTCGGCAGTTGAGTTGTTGTAGCCAACTCCGCTCACCCGTTTCCAACCATATTTATATTTCAGCTCTTTTGGCCAAGTAAATTCTGAAACATCAGAGTCAAAACTTTCATAAAAAGGAGATTTTAAATAGGAAACATCCTCCTGAACAACCATAAAATCTGTTTTTGTAATTTCACTTTCTCCCAAAGAATTGGTAACCTTTAGAGTAACTTTATATTTTCCAGGTTGATTGTAGGCAACGGTTGGCGAAGCAAAGGTAGATGAGCTGGGCGAACCACCTTCAAAAGTCCAAACACGATCTACAATTTCTCCATTCCAAGATAAGTCGTTGAACTGAACTGACGTGCCTTTGCAAATGTTGGTTCTTTTACCAACAACATGAAAGTCGGCTTTTGGAGCACATGGGTTGCTAATGTTTATGCCTGTTGAAGCTGCCGTGGCAGCACTTATATTGTTGCCCCTAAAGTTGCTCCGGCTTAAATAAAAGCTCATCACACCTTTTTGTCCCGCACTAAACATATTCGTGCAAGTTCCGTTAGCGTAATCCATGAAGTTCTCTACCATATCAAGTAGGTCAGGCGAGTCAATAGTGCAGGTATTATTTCCAAGCGGACAGCCAAAGGATGGCTTTAAAACAGGAGGTGTGTCGCAAATGCGGTCTCCGCTGGTTGTGCAGTTTGAAGTGCCACAATCATCCGTTGCACCATCATTTTGAAATGGATGCAAAAGTCCGAGCCAATGCCCAATTTCATGGGTAAGTGTTCGGCCTTTATAAGTTAGGTCGCCAGTGCCAATGGTGCCAACGTAGTTGGATAAAACCACAATTCCGTCTTCCGACTCGGAGGTGGCATAGGGCAAGCGAGAATAACCTAAGACATTTTTTTGGGCAATTGATTTTACGACCCATATATTAAGGTATCTTTTATAATCCCAACGAATCAATTTCTTTACCTCCTCGTCTCCACCATTGGTAAGGTTTGAAACAGTACGAGTTATTCCATCGGTGCAATCGCCGTTGGGGTCTTTGGTGGCCAGTTTAAATTCAATTTCGCAATCAACAGCAATAGATTTAAAGATGCTTCTGGTTTTTGTAGTGTCGGCATTTCGTCGTCTAAAATCTTCGTTCAAAACTCTTATTTGGTCAAGAATCTGCTCTTTGCTGATGTTTTCATCGCCATATTCATGTATTACATGAAAAACTACCGGAATGGTTACCACTGCCTTTTTATTATGGTTTGACACAATTTTGCCTTCGGCTATTTGAGACAATTCTTGAAGATATTCATCGTAGGCATTTTGAAGCAGCGGATTGTTGCTTCTCAATTCTTCGTGATAGCGGTCGGTTCCGCACTCCAAATATTGTGATTTGGCAATGAGGGCAAACATCAAGAGTCCAAAAGAAATTATTGATTTTTTCATATAAACGACACCTATTCCTTTTAAAAACGGCGAATATGCAATTTTTGACATGAAAAGAAATAGTGCTTATGGCTTTTTTAACAGAGATGTGGCAAAAAAGTCATTCCTCCCACTCAGAAACGATAACTGCCACCGTTGCATCGCCCGTTACGTTTACAACCGTTCGGCACATATCCAAAATTCTATCTATGGGCATAATGATGGCAATCCATGCAGGGTTTAGTCCAACCGACTCGAGCACTAAAACCATTAACACCAAACCGGCACTGGGTACTGCGGCTGCACCCACGCTGGCTAATGTTGCCGTAAAAACAATGGTTAATTGTTGTGCCACGGTTAAATCTATGGCGTGAAGTTGAGCCATGGCCACCACAGCCACGGCCTGATAAAGGCTAGTTCCGTCCATATTTACGGTAGCTCCAATGGGCAAAACAAAACTGCTGGTGCTTTCTGGCACTTCGAGGTTTTCATGTACGCACTCCATGGTTACGGGCAATGTGGCCGCCGAACTGCTGGTGCTGAAAGCTGTAAGTTGTGCCTGATTTATACCTTTTAAAAATTTTGGAATGGTCATTTTTTTTGTGAACAGTTTTATCAGCGTAGGGTAAATAACAAATGCCATTAATATTAAACCTAAAACGACCACACCGCCGTAGTGAAGCAAAAAGCCAAGTAAATCTACCAATTTCTCAATGTCGTTTCCGGCCATTTCTACCATTGTTCCGGCCATGAGTGCAAACACAAAATAGGGCATGGCTAGCATCACAATTTCTACCATTCGTATAAAAATGGTAGAGGCACTTTCAATAAAGTCGGCCATTGGTTTTGAGGTTTTTTCGGGCAATTGCACCATTACCACACCAAAAAAAATAGCAAACGATATGATTTGAAGCATTTTATTTTTTAGAAGTGCCTCAAATATGTTTTCGGGTATGGCATCTACCAAAGGGAAAAGCGGCCCTGCATCTTTGCTCTTTTTTGCCTCGCTTATTTTTTGTTGCACATTGTCGTCTATGGTTGTTTCTTCATTTTTTTTGCTCACGGTTTCAACCAAAGCGGTGTTTTTGGGGTTGTTCAGTTCGTCAATATTGTCCAGTTTTTTAATATTGTTCTCGTTTCGCCAAAGTTCGTATTCAATCCTTTTTTCAAGTCGAGTGTCTTGAGCCACTTGTTTTCCGGGTTTCCAAACATTTACCAAAACTAGGCCGAGGCTCACGGCAAACATGGTGGTAGTAATATAAAGTAACAACGTTTTTGTGCCTATTCTTCCAAGTTTCTTTATGTCTTTTAAGCTGACAATGCCCGAAATGATAGAAAAAAGAACTAACGGTACCGCTATGGTTTTAAGGATATTGATAAAAATTTTGCCAAATGGGCTAATAAAATCTTTGGTAAATTTTACGGTTGGCAAAGTCTCGGAATTGAGTGTTACGGCGAAATAGGCATAAATCAAACCTAAAATCAGAGCGATAATAACTTTCCAATGAAGTGCAACTTTTTTCATGTTGCGAATGTAGTTTTTCTTCATCCAAAATGTAAGTTTAGAAAAAAAGGGAGAAAAGCTATGTTAAAACCTTAATTATTATAGTTTAAATAGTATAAAATTTAACAAAATTGGCAATATTATATTTTAAATAATATAAAAAATAAAGAAAAGTGTGAAAATATATTTTTTGTAATATAAAATATCGATAAAATAGTATTTTTGTAGTTTAAATAATATAAAAATGAAAGAAAAAAGAGGAGTTCTTTCCAGTTTTGTGAAAAAAAAACGAAAAGATGTAGGCATAACGCAAGTAGAATTGTCGGAAAAAGCAGGGGTTGGGTTGCAGTTTGTTCGCGATTTGGAGCAAGGTAAAAAAACACTAAGAATAGATAAAGTGAACGATGTGCTCCGCCTTTGGGGATATGAATTGCAGCCCGCAAAACTTGGGTTGGATGAACTATTAGAAAATATGAAAAATGCGTAAAGCTGAGGTTAGAATAAGCGGAAAAAGGGTTGGACAAATATCTGAAACAGAGAGCGGTTATGCCTTTGTTTATGATTCGGACTATGCAACCAATCAGGCAAACTTGCCTGTAAGCAAGACACTGCCGTTGCAACGAAATGCCTATACAAGCAACGTGCTGTTTCCTTTTTTTGATGGACTTATACCCGAAGGCTGGTTGCTTGATATAGCCGAACGAAATTGGAAACTGAACGCTCGGGATAGATTTGGGCTATTGATGCAGTGCTGTAAAGATTGCATTGGCACAACCGAAGTCGTAGCAATAGAAAGTGATTAGTGCTATAATGGGTAATAATATATAGAGGGAAGGGAAAGAAAATTCAAACACCAATAAAAAATGAAGAACTACAAACATACATTAGGCTTAAAACAAAATAGCGGCACAACAAATCTTGTGGCCGAACCAAGTGGACAATACAGTTTTAAAAACTGTCTTTATTGCTATAAGCCATTGACCAGTAAAGAGCAAAATTTTCACAAGGCCTGCGTCAAACGTTTCTTTGGGCAGGCTTGTGTGCCACAGCTTGAGTATTCTGCCAATGATTTGGGGCAATTGGCCAAAGAGGTAATACAAAGTCAGATGGCTGTAACCGGTGTTCAGCCCAAAATAAGTTTAAGTATATTTCGAAAATCGGCAGATAATGCGGTAAAAAAGCTAACCATAGTGGGCTTGTATGGTAGCTATATATTAAAGCCTCAAAGCGAGCATTATAGCCAATTGCCGGAGGTGGAAGATGTAACAATGCACATAGCTGATTTGTGCGGAATACATGCTGTGCCTCATAGTTTAGTGAAATTGGCTGATGGAACAGTGTGTTATATAACTAAACGCATAGATAGAAATAAAAAAAATAAACTGGCTATGGAAGATATGTGCCAGCTTACTGAGCGGCTTACAGAAGATAAATATAAAGGTAGCTATGAGCAAATAGCAAAAACGGTTTTGAAATATTCAACCAACCCCTTGTTTGATGTGAGTAGTTTTTTTGAACAGGTGTTGCTTTCTTATTTTACAGGCAACGCCGACATGCACCTCAAAAATTTTTCGATGTGGCAACCATCAGAAGACGCGTTTGTTCTTGCTCCGGCCTACGATTTAGTTAATACGGCTCTCGTAAACCCCATGGATACAGAAGAACTGGCACTTACCCTTAATGGCAAAAAAAGCAATTTTAAATACTCCGATTTTGTAAAAGCGTTCGAAACACTGCACCTTTCGCAAAAGGTATTAGACAAAATACTATACAATTTTTATTACTGCAAGCACGAAATGCACAACATGGTAAATAGAAGTTTTTTGACAGACGATAATAAGAATCTCTATATTGAAATAATGGAAAAACGGTTTGAGTTAGTGCCCAAAGGTATGTTTGAGTAAGGAAATATTGAATGAACCTAAATGGTTGTGGTAAGACGTACTATCTTATACAAAGTAAATTATCCACCAACACCAATGCCGCCATGGCCTCCACAATAGGCACAGCCCTCGGAACAACACATGCATCGTGTCGGCCCTTTGCTTTTAGTTCTACATTTTTACCTTCAAGGTTTACGGTGTTTTGGTTAATGGCAATTGTACTTGTCGGCTTAAAAGCCACTCGAAACTCAATGGGCATTCCATTGCTTATTCCGCCTTGTATGCCGCCGGAATAATTTGTTTTTGTGATAATTTTTCCATTTTCGTTTGTCCATTCGTCGTTTACCTCACTGCCCTTTTTTGATGCCATATCAAAGCCACCGCCAATTTCAAAGCCCTTTGCAGCATTTATTGAAAGCATGGCAAAGGCCAATTGTGCATTAAGTTTGTTAAAAACGGGTTCGCCAACGCCAATAGGGCAATTATTGATGCTACAATGAATAATTCCGCCCAAGCTATCGCCATTTTTTTTTGCTTCTTCAATAGCTAAAACCATTTCTGATGAAGTTTCTTCATGCGGACACCGAACCATTGATTTTTCCATAATATCAGTTGAAAAATGGGCTATTGGGGGGCAGATAACTTGGCCTATTTGTTTAACATAGGCTTTGATTTCAATTTTAAATTTTGTTTTTAAAATCTGTTTGGCAATGGCTCCGGCAGCAACCCAACCCGCAGTAATGCGAGCCGAACTGCGGCCACCACCCGCAACATCCCGAATTCCGTATTTTTTTTGATAGGTATAATCAGCGTGCGAAGGCCTAAAAACGGTTGTCAGGTTTTCGTAGTCAACGGGTCTTGTGTCTTTATTATTTATAAGGATACAAATGGGGGCTCCGGTGGTAATATTGGCCACAACACCACTGGTTATTTCAAAATCATCTATTTCGTTCCGGGTGCTAACCAAATCATTTTGCCCGGGTCGGCGGCGTTTTAATTCTGCATTGATATGCAAAAAATCTAGCTCCACATTAGCAGGACAGCCATCTATCACAACACCAACATGTCGTCCGTGCGATTCCCCGAAGGAAGTCACGCAAAAATTTTTACCAAAAGTATTATTCCCCAATTTCAGAAATATTAAACCCTAATTTTTTAAATTGATTCCAAAAATCGGGAAATGATTTTGAAACAACTTCAGGATTTTTGATTTTGATATTTTTTCGAGCCGCACAGAGTGCAAGACTCATGGCTATCCGATGGTCATGGTGGGTATCAAAAACCGGATTTTCTAATACCAGTTTTTGCAATTCAAGGTTTAAAACATCCACCCTATTACTTTCTTTATGTTGTAAGTGTTCAATTCCAGAAGCAATTAATTCGATATTTAGCAGATGACAAATCACTTTTTCTGTTGGATAAATGTCTGGGCAAAGCGTGTAATCGCGAATTATTTTTGTAGGAAAGTTAAAATTTGAAAAGGGTTTCAGAATAATTCTATTCTCTTCAAAAGAATGATTCACGCCCAATGTTTCGGCAAATTTCAGTATTGCAATATCAGGTTGCAGCACCGATTTAGAAATATTTTGAATAATTAATTCTCTTCTTTCCAAAATAGCGAAACCAACAAAATAAGAAGCCGCACTCCAATCAGATTCAATATTAAAATCAAATTTTTGGTAACTCTTTTGAAATGGGCGAGAAGTTATTTTGTTCCCAATCTTTTTAATAGAAAGTCCCATAAATTGCATTAGTTGAATGGTCATATCCAAATAGCTCGAGCTAACAGAATTGCCTTTAAGGTCAATAACCACATCAAAAGGCATGGCCGGAGCAATCAATGCCAAAGCAGACGCAAACTGGCTTGATTGGGTAACATCTATTTGCCAACGTGGTTTAATAGTATTCAAATCGGTAGGTCTTATCTCAAAATTTTCACCGAAGCGTATATCAAAGCCGGAGTTATTCAACGCTTTAACTAATTCAATAAACGGGCGTTTTAATAAACTCGGTGAGGCGTTGATAGTTATTTCTTTGTTTTGAACCATTGCCCAGGCCATCAAAAACCTGAGCGTGGTGCCACCATCACCAGCATAAAGTGTGTTGGAGCCGGTTTTTACATTCTCTAAAGCATTAAAAAGGTATTTGGTGTCGTCCGATAGAGGTATATTATATAAATTTAGCTGCGGAAAGTATAAATTTTGAAGAATAATCATTCGGTTTGCAATGCTTTTACTTGCCTCCAAATCAATGGTCACAGGCATTACACTGTCATTTGCATTATTTATAAAAACCATTTGGTGTCAATATAATATTGTATCGACTCGGCTATCAAATCTTTTGATACGAGAATGTCTGCCTCGCAGTTTCCAATGCCATTCAGCAAACTCATTCTCACACCTTCCGATGAATTTTTTTTGTCATACATTACATAATAAAGCACTTGTTCAATTTCAGAAATGTCAATTGTTAATTTTTGATATAGATTTGAAAGTGTTTGATGTATTTGACTAAACTCTTCTTCCGACAGGCTTCTAAGCACTTTTGATATGTAACTTTCACATACCATGCCAGCCGCCACACAAAATCCATGATACGTTCGAACTTTTTTGTTTAATAAAAGACTTTCAATTGCATGCCCAACCGTATGGCCAAAATTTAGGGTTTTTCTAATTCCTTTGTCGAAAGGGTCTGCCTCAACAATAGACGTTTTAATTTCAACGCTTCTTTTAATTATTTTAAGCCAATTGTCATTCAAAATTGATGCTGGTATCAAATCTCTGCAAACATTCCAATAGTCACTATCACGTATAAGGCCATGTTTCAGCACCTCCGCATAGCCCGAGTATAGCTCTTCAGTAGCAAGACTTTCTAAAAATTCAGGGCAAACCAACACCTCCTTTGGTTGGGCAAAGATTCCAATATAATTTTTATATTCCTTAAAATCAATACCCACCTTGCCACCAAAAGATGCATCAACCATGGCCAACAGACTGGTAGGGATATTCACGAAACCAATTCCTCGCATATAGGTTGCGGCAACAAAACCACCTAAATCAGTCACAACACCACCACCTATATTATATAGTATGCTGTGGCGTTCAACTTTCTCCGAAATAAGAAACTCGATGGCATCAGAATATGTATCCATATTTTTTGATTTCTCTCCCGATTCGAAAGAAAAACAGGACAAATCCGAAATTGCCAAGTCGGACAAACACTTAATCCTGCAATTTTCATCAGATATGAAAACATAATGTGAACCGGATTTGCGAAAGAATTCAGCCAATAATTCTTTGTTTTCGAAATAAACAAAAGCCATTAGGCAAAAATACAACCAAAATAAATTTTGTTTTAGGTAAAAAGTTGAATTTAAATAATTGATAATCAATATTATACAATTTATTTTAAAAAAAAGTAAAAATAGTTTGTTAAAACTAAAATCGATTTTAGTTTTGCAGCCGCTTTGAAAGAGAGAGATTCTGCAAAAGCAAACGTTCATTAATAGGGTGGTAAAAAAAAGTAAAATATTTCTTGGAAGATAGAAACAATAAATATTAGCTTTGCAGCCCTTTTAGGATGAGAGAATCTGAAAAAGCAAAAGTTCTTTAAATGGCTTAAAAAAAGTAAAATATTTCTTGGAAGATAGAAACAATAAATATTAGCTTTGCAGCCCGTTTGAAATCCAAAATTTTTTTAAATAAAAAAAATAAAAAAAAGTTTTGCATTTTCAAAAGTGAGGTTGTAGTTTTGCAGCCCTCTAAAAAAGAGAAACAAATTTTGATTATCCTTTATGGATAATAAATATTGTGAAAGTTCTTTGAAGTGATGATAGAAATAGCGAGCCCTCAAAATAAAATTTTTTGAGAAAACCTGAGATTTAATTTCAAACATTTTTTACTACGAAGAGTTTGATCCTGGCTCAGGATGAACGCTAGCGGCAGGCCTAATACATGCAAGTCGAGGGGTAGAAGAGTGCTTGCACTCTTTGAGACCGGCGAACGGGTGCGTAACACGTATGCAACCTACCTTTAACTGGGGAATAGCCCGAAGAAATTCGGATTAATGTCCCATAACATTATAGAAAGGCATCTTTCCATAATTAAAGCTCCGGCGGTTAAAGATGGGCATGCGGTGCATTAGCTAGTTGGTGAGGTAATGGCTCACCAAGGCTACGATGCATAGGGGTTCTGAGAGGATGATCCCCCACACTGGTACTGAGACACGGACCAGACTCCTACGGGAGGCAGCAGTAGGGAATATTGGTCAATGGGCGAAAGCCTGAACCAGCCATGCCGCGTGCAGGATGACGGCCCTATGGGTTGTAAACTGCTTTTATACGGGAAGAAACACTCCTACGTGTAGGAACTTGACGGTACCGTATGAATAAGGATCGGCTAACTCCGTGCCAGCAGCCGCGGTAATACGGAGGATCCAAGCGTTGTCCGGATTTATTGGGTTTAAAGGGTGCGTAGGCGGATTAATAAGTCAGTGGTGAAAGCCTGTAGCTCAACTAGGAATTGCCATTGAAACTGTCAGTCTTGAGTTTGGTCGAGGTAGATGGAATGTATCATGTAGCGGTGAAATGCTTAGATATGATACAGAACACCGATTGCGAAGGCAGTCTACTAGGCCAATACTGACGCTGAGGCACGAAAGCATGGGGATCGAACAGGATTAGATACCCTGGTAGTCCATGCTGTAAACGATGAATACTCGATGTTGGCGATATACTGTCAGCGTTCAAGCGAAAGCATTAAGTATTCCACCTGGGGAGTACGATCGCAAGGTTGAAACTCAAAGGAATTGACGGGGGCCCGCACAAGCGGTGGAGCATGTGGTTTAATTCGATGATACGCGAGGAACCTTACCAGGGCTTAAATGGTATTGGACCGTTGCCGAAAGGTGACCTTCTTTTAGACTGATATCAAGGTGCTGCATGGCTGTCGTCAGCTCGTGCCGTGAGGTGTTGGGTTAAGTCCCGCAACGAGCGCAACCCCTATCTTTAGTTGCCATCAGGTTATGCTGGGGACTCTAAAGAGACTGCCTATGTAAGTAGTGAGGAAGGTGGGGACGACGTCAAGTCATCATGGCCCTTACGTCCTGGGCTACACACGTGCTACAATGGCAGGTACAATGAGCAGCCACTTGGCAACAAGGAGCAAATCTCAAAAAGCCTGT
This window contains:
- a CDS encoding HipA N-terminal domain-containing protein, which translates into the protein MRKAEVRISGKRVGQISETESGYAFVYDSDYATNQANLPVSKTLPLQRNAYTSNVLFPFFDGLIPEGWLLDIAERNWKLNARDRFGLLMQCCKDCIGTTEVVAIESD
- a CDS encoding HipA domain-containing protein, with the protein product MKNYKHTLGLKQNSGTTNLVAEPSGQYSFKNCLYCYKPLTSKEQNFHKACVKRFFGQACVPQLEYSANDLGQLAKEVIQSQMAVTGVQPKISLSIFRKSADNAVKKLTIVGLYGSYILKPQSEHYSQLPEVEDVTMHIADLCGIHAVPHSLVKLADGTVCYITKRIDRNKKNKLAMEDMCQLTERLTEDKYKGSYEQIAKTVLKYSTNPLFDVSSFFEQVLLSYFTGNADMHLKNFSMWQPSEDAFVLAPAYDLVNTALVNPMDTEELALTLNGKKSNFKYSDFVKAFETLHLSQKVLDKILYNFYYCKHEMHNMVNRSFLTDDNKNLYIEIMEKRFELVPKGMFE
- the aroB gene encoding 3-dehydroquinate synthase, with product MAFVYFENKELLAEFFRKSGSHYVFISDENCRIKCLSDLAISDLSCFSFESGEKSKNMDTYSDAIEFLISEKVERHSILYNIGGGVVTDLGGFVAATYMRGIGFVNIPTSLLAMVDASFGGKVGIDFKEYKNYIGIFAQPKEVLVCPEFLESLATEELYSGYAEVLKHGLIRDSDYWNVCRDLIPASILNDNWLKIIKRSVEIKTSIVEADPFDKGIRKTLNFGHTVGHAIESLLLNKKVRTYHGFCVAAGMVCESYISKVLRSLSEEEFSQIHQTLSNLYQKLTIDISEIEQVLYYVMYDKKNSSEGVRMSLLNGIGNCEADILVSKDLIAESIQYYIDTKWFL
- a CDS encoding helix-turn-helix transcriptional regulator encodes the protein MKEKRGVLSSFVKKKRKDVGITQVELSEKAGVGLQFVRDLEQGKKTLRIDKVNDVLRLWGYELQPAKLGLDELLENMKNA
- the aroC gene encoding chorismate synthase yields the protein MGNNTFGKNFCVTSFGESHGRHVGVVIDGCPANVELDFLHINAELKRRRPGQNDLVSTRNEIDDFEITSGVVANITTGAPICILINNKDTRPVDYENLTTVFRPSHADYTYQKKYGIRDVAGGGRSSARITAGWVAAGAIAKQILKTKFKIEIKAYVKQIGQVICPPIAHFSTDIMEKSMVRCPHEETSSEMVLAIEEAKKNGDSLGGIIHCSINNCPIGVGEPVFNKLNAQLAFAMLSINAAKGFEIGGGFDMASKKGSEVNDEWTNENGKIITKTNYSGGIQGGISNGMPIEFRVAFKPTSTIAINQNTVNLEGKNVELKAKGRHDACVVPRAVPIVEAMAALVLVDNLLCIR
- a CDS encoding dicarboxylate/amino acid:cation symporter, producing MKKVALHWKVIIALILGLIYAYFAVTLNSETLPTVKFTKDFISPFGKIFINILKTIAVPLVLFSIISGIVSLKDIKKLGRIGTKTLLLYITTTMFAVSLGLVLVNVWKPGKQVAQDTRLEKRIEYELWRNENNIKKLDNIDELNNPKNTALVETVSKKNEETTIDDNVQQKISEAKKSKDAGPLFPLVDAIPENIFEALLKNKMLQIISFAIFFGVVMVQLPEKTSKPMADFIESASTIFIRMVEIVMLAMPYFVFALMAGTMVEMAGNDIEKLVDLLGFLLHYGGVVVLGLILMAFVIYPTLIKLFTKKMTIPKFLKGINQAQLTAFSTSSSAATLPVTMECVHENLEVPESTSSFVLPIGATVNMDGTSLYQAVAVVAMAQLHAIDLTVAQQLTIVFTATLASVGAAAVPSAGLVLMVLVLESVGLNPAWIAIIMPIDRILDMCRTVVNVTGDATVAVIVSEWEE
- a CDS encoding PKD domain-containing protein yields the protein MKKSIISFGLLMFALIAKSQYLECGTDRYHEELRSNNPLLQNAYDEYLQELSQIAEGKIVSNHNKKAVVTIPVVFHVIHEYGDENISKEQILDQIRVLNEDFRRRNADTTKTRSIFKSIAVDCEIEFKLATKDPNGDCTDGITRTVSNLTNGGDEEVKKLIRWDYKRYLNIWVVKSIAQKNVLGYSRLPYATSESEDGIVVLSNYVGTIGTGDLTYKGRTLTHEIGHWLGLLHPFQNDGATDDCGTSNCTTSGDRICDTPPVLKPSFGCPLGNNTCTIDSPDLLDMVENFMDYANGTCTNMFSAGQKGVMSFYLSRSNFRGNNISAATAASTGINISNPCAPKADFHVVGKRTNICKGTSVQFNDLSWNGEIVDRVWTFEGGSPSSSTFASPTVAYNQPGKYKVTLKVTNSLGESEITKTDFMVVQEDVSYLKSPFYESFDSDVSEFTWPKELKYKYGWKRVSGVGYNNSTAEVCVIDADAPVTTFALYSPYFDITPHKDYSPILSFRTAYSLPAAGGSGDRMIVYGSSDCGTTWRVLGAFIGITTLKSVDGTTDNWSPKSNADWKIQKLGLSQNGFEQSTNLIFKFEVTSNSGNSIYLDDVNIDRWVLSTDNKKVYNQALNLVPNPAQKNFMVEISEIFEPINIEITNIHGQKIQSLSIDASQNGEINAPISIENSGVYFVRIYNASINYTERIVITE